In Gemmatimonadota bacterium, one genomic interval encodes:
- a CDS encoding type II toxin-antitoxin system PemK/MazF family toxin, which translates to MPDYLMNDIVLVRYPFSDLRVFKVRPAIIVSAPHVSQDVFIVPLTSQITNLLPGEFVLENWKQSGLNVASAVKRGIYTIHQNLILKKVGHLAQKDLTTLIVSLRSWLNLT; encoded by the coding sequence ATGCCCGATTACTTGATGAATGATATTGTACTTGTTCGATATCCCTTTTCTGATTTGCGTGTGTTCAAAGTGCGTCCAGCTATTATTGTGAGTGCGCCACATGTTTCTCAAGATGTCTTTATTGTCCCTCTTACCAGCCAAATAACGAATCTTTTGCCGGGCGAGTTTGTGCTGGAGAATTGGAAGCAATCAGGACTCAATGTTGCGTCTGCTGTTAAACGAGGCATATATACCATTCATCAGAACTTGATTCTCAAGAAAGTGGGACATCTCGCACAGAAAGATCTAACGACATTGATTGTATCTTTGCGAAGTTGGCTGAATCTCACATAG
- a CDS encoding CRISPR-associated endonuclease Cas3'', which yields MHSEQNFTTFSRSKIHSIRNFDKIKFKSEEIMQQRTDNHRKYWGKAGYGAEKMTVHILPYHCLDVAAVGQIFLKKNERIRTTLAYLTDLDENHLVQYMTFFLALHDVGKFAEGFQNLRPDLLKKLQNRESNKGYNLPHDTLGYILWKDCIRTYFQKINFLPKTSTSGRRVRETGYDYWMRAIAGHHGQPPKEGQQILSDYFADEDIISTKSYIQAVIDLLFEDVMTLPEIDRSKLRMASWWLAGVAVLCDWIGSNADFFSYCDVSMPLDEYWQLALKQAEKATDLTELLIDTPVQEHNLQDLFAPDIKIPTPLQSKCGELTIGKGPCLYILEDVTGAGKTEAAVLLANRLMAHQKGAGLYIALPTMATANAMFERMKGDDKQPVYQRLFPQNTQPSIVLAHSARNLSQSFRQAVVPESKNPEENYGDETIPASVHCSAWLSDNLKKALLAAVGVGTIDQALLGILPCSPRRWG from the coding sequence TTGCATAGTGAACAAAATTTCACTACATTTAGCCGCTCAAAAATTCATTCAATTCGAAATTTTGACAAGATCAAATTTAAATCTGAGGAAATTATGCAACAGAGGACAGATAACCACAGGAAGTATTGGGGCAAAGCTGGATATGGGGCTGAGAAGATGACAGTACATATTTTGCCATACCATTGCTTAGACGTCGCTGCTGTGGGACAAATATTTTTAAAAAAAAATGAGCGAATAAGAACCACATTAGCATATCTGACGGACTTGGACGAAAATCACTTAGTTCAATACATGACCTTCTTTTTAGCACTACATGATGTTGGCAAATTCGCAGAAGGTTTCCAGAATTTGCGTCCTGATTTATTAAAAAAACTGCAAAATCGGGAAAGCAACAAGGGCTATAATCTACCTCATGACACACTGGGGTATATTCTCTGGAAAGATTGTATCCGAACATATTTCCAAAAAATAAATTTTCTGCCGAAAACCAGCACGTCTGGTCGTCGTGTTCGAGAGACGGGATACGACTATTGGATGCGTGCCATAGCCGGACATCACGGGCAACCTCCCAAAGAAGGGCAACAAATTTTATCAGATTATTTTGCTGATGAAGACATCATATCAACAAAAAGCTATATCCAGGCAGTTATTGATCTGTTGTTTGAAGACGTTATGACCTTACCAGAAATAGACCGCTCCAAGTTGCGAATGGCCTCTTGGTGGCTGGCTGGGGTTGCAGTTCTGTGTGACTGGATTGGGTCAAATGCTGATTTCTTTTCTTATTGTGATGTATCAATGCCGTTGGATGAATATTGGCAATTGGCATTGAAGCAGGCAGAGAAAGCAACGGATCTTACAGAATTGCTAATAGATACGCCTGTTCAAGAGCACAATTTGCAGGATTTGTTTGCGCCGGATATTAAAATTCCAACACCGTTGCAGTCAAAATGTGGAGAATTGACGATTGGCAAAGGGCCTTGCCTTTATATCCTCGAAGATGTAACAGGTGCAGGAAAAACTGAAGCGGCTGTGTTGTTAGCAAACCGGTTAATGGCACATCAAAAGGGGGCTGGCCTGTATATTGCCTTGCCAACAATGGCGACTGCAAACGCCATGTTTGAGCGTATGAAAGGTGATGATAAACAGCCAGTGTATCAACGCCTTTTTCCACAAAACACGCAACCTTCTATTGTTCTGGCACACAGCGCACGCAATCTTTCCCAATCTTTTCGTCAGGCAGTTGTACCTGAGTCCAAAAACCCTGAAGAAAATTATGGCGATGAGACAATACCTGCAAGTGTACATTGTAGTGCCTGGCTATCAGATAATCTCAAGAAAGCATTATTAGCTGCTGTTGGCGTCGGTACAATTGATCAGGCATTATTAGGCATCTTACCATGTTCCCCACGCAGGTGGGGATGA
- a CDS encoding Mur ligase family protein — MKKQTFFFCGIGGSGMSAIAQVLLHQGHAVRGSDRSYDQGQNADLYARLQALGVVLFPQDGSGVDADVDVLVVSSAVEPTILDVQAGLDRGIAIRKRAEVLADLFHRGTGIAVGGTSGKSTVTGMIGHILSRTGRDPTVINGGMMRDAVQPPRLGNALCGDAELVVIEADESDGTIALYEPTVSVLTNISLDHKPMAELESLFGAFCARARDAVVVNRLCERSMALTQGVKRRVTFGVDCEGADVKATGVALLPDGVRCIVNGQACRLRVPGRHNVANAVAAIAACGVLGISVQDGAEALGDFQGIGRRLEVVGRARGVTVIDDFAHNPDKIAASLATLKAQPGRVLSVFQPHGFGPTRFLMDGLISAFVNGMDADDLVIMSEIFYAGGTAQKDISSGDLIAQIARAGRRAEYIERREDIVVRLAEEARNGDRVVVMGARDDSLTDFARDILSQIESRVR, encoded by the coding sequence ATGAAAAAACAAACTTTTTTCTTTTGCGGTATTGGTGGCAGTGGCATGAGTGCCATTGCACAGGTGTTGTTGCATCAAGGCCATGCGGTGCGCGGGTCGGATCGCAGCTATGACCAGGGGCAGAATGCGGATTTGTACGCGCGGTTGCAGGCGCTTGGGGTGGTGTTGTTTCCGCAGGATGGGTCGGGCGTGGATGCAGATGTGGATGTGCTGGTGGTGTCGAGTGCAGTCGAGCCGACGATTTTAGATGTACAGGCGGGGCTGGATCGCGGTATTGCTATTCGCAAGCGGGCAGAGGTGTTGGCGGACTTGTTCCATCGGGGAACGGGGATTGCCGTGGGGGGTACGAGTGGGAAATCGACGGTGACGGGGATGATTGGTCATATTTTGAGCAGGACCGGGCGCGATCCCACGGTGATCAATGGGGGGATGATGCGCGATGCTGTTCAGCCACCGCGATTGGGCAATGCACTGTGCGGGGATGCCGAGTTGGTCGTGATTGAGGCAGATGAGAGCGATGGCACGATTGCGCTTTACGAGCCGACGGTGTCGGTGTTGACGAATATTTCGCTGGATCACAAGCCGATGGCGGAGTTGGAGTCGCTTTTTGGGGCGTTTTGCGCGCGGGCAAGAGATGCGGTGGTGGTGAATCGTTTGTGTGAGCGGTCGATGGCTTTGACGCAGGGCGTAAAGCGGCGAGTGACTTTTGGGGTGGATTGCGAGGGGGCAGATGTGAAAGCTACCGGTGTCGCGTTATTGCCCGATGGTGTGCGGTGCATTGTCAATGGGCAGGCTTGTCGGTTGCGCGTGCCTGGACGGCATAATGTCGCCAATGCGGTGGCGGCTATTGCCGCGTGTGGGGTGCTTGGGATAAGCGTACAGGATGGGGCAGAAGCATTGGGTGATTTTCAGGGGATTGGCAGACGGCTGGAGGTGGTGGGCAGGGCGCGAGGGGTGACGGTGATCGATGATTTTGCACATAATCCGGATAAAATTGCCGCGAGTTTGGCTACGCTAAAGGCGCAGCCCGGGCGCGTGCTGTCGGTGTTTCAACCTCACGGGTTTGGGCCAACGCGGTTTTTGATGGATGGGCTGATTTCGGCATTTGTCAATGGGATGGATGCGGATGATCTGGTGATTATGTCGGAGATTTTTTATGCCGGCGGGACAGCGCAAAAGGATATTTCGTCGGGAGACTTGATTGCCCAGATTGCGCGTGCTGGGCGGCGGGCTGAGTATATTGAAAGGCGCGAGGATATTGTTGTGCGTTTGGCGGAGGAGGCCCGGAATGGCGATCGGGTTGTGGTGATGGGTGCGCGGGATGATTCGCTGACGGATTTTGCAAGAGATATATTGTCACAGATTGAGAGCAGGGTGCGATGA
- a CDS encoding transcriptional regulator has protein sequence MDRDETRAERLKMLENLLFQSSRGLTAREIAERFGYHRTTAYRDLRSLERSGVPIWEENHHFGVVKDRYITSVRVNLHESLALYLSARLLAAHSDKHNPHVVSALEKLASALPESIGQHIARTAEATHKRRPHREYIRILETFTRAWSERKQVRLTYYNPYTDETTRRVFDPYFIEPSPVGYACYVIGYDHLRRDIREFKIERVQQVKILDSSYQIRDNFDPYDYLTQAWGVMGGDERIVVKLRFSPNVAYRVRESDWPCVDAIDNQPDGGCLMTLTVSHTLEMKPWIRGWGADCEVIEPEELRQVIAKDMIAAGRMYETKSM, from the coding sequence ATGGACCGCGACGAAACCCGCGCAGAACGACTCAAAATGCTGGAAAATTTGCTTTTTCAATCTTCCCGAGGGCTAACTGCTCGTGAAATTGCCGAACGCTTTGGGTATCACCGCACCACTGCTTATCGCGACTTGCGTTCTCTTGAGCGATCTGGCGTGCCGATTTGGGAAGAAAATCACCATTTTGGCGTTGTGAAAGACCGCTATATCACATCTGTACGCGTGAATCTGCACGAGTCCCTCGCACTGTATCTCTCGGCCCGATTGCTCGCAGCGCACAGCGACAAACACAATCCGCATGTCGTCTCTGCACTTGAAAAACTCGCCAGCGCACTTCCCGAATCAATCGGTCAACACATCGCCCGAACCGCCGAAGCCACGCACAAGCGCAGACCGCATCGCGAGTACATCCGCATTCTGGAGACCTTTACCCGCGCGTGGTCTGAACGCAAACAGGTGCGTTTGACGTATTACAATCCATACACCGATGAAACCACCAGGCGCGTCTTTGACCCATACTTCATCGAGCCGTCCCCTGTGGGATATGCCTGTTATGTGATCGGGTATGACCATTTGCGCCGCGACATCCGAGAGTTCAAAATCGAGCGCGTGCAACAGGTCAAAATTCTCGATTCGTCATATCAGATTAGGGACAATTTCGATCCCTACGATTATCTGACACAAGCATGGGGCGTCATGGGCGGCGATGAGCGCATCGTCGTCAAACTCCGCTTCTCGCCCAATGTGGCATACCGCGTGCGGGAATCGGATTGGCCCTGTGTCGATGCCATTGACAACCAGCCAGACGGTGGCTGCCTCATGACTTTAACCGTGAGCCACACGCTGGAGATGAAACCGTGGATCAGAGGCTGGGGCGCAGATTGCGAAGTGATAGAACCAGAGGAATTGCGACAGGTCATCGCAAAGGATATGATCGCGGCAGGAAGGATGTATGAAACGAAATCTATGTGA
- a CDS encoding nucleotidyltransferase domain-containing protein has translation MALETLTLTREERIWLEAYQKALEAQFANLIKDLIIFGSKARGSSDEDSDLDVLVVIHEGDWKTKKSVAEPGYTLAIGTEVVPSLIVLTAEEWIYHQDYEAPFWQTVTRDGIPVL, from the coding sequence ATGGCCTTAGAAACTTTGACATTGACGCGCGAAGAACGCATTTGGCTTGAAGCTTACCAGAAAGCTCTGGAAGCACAATTTGCGAATCTTATCAAAGATCTCATTATCTTTGGATCCAAAGCGCGTGGATCATCCGATGAGGACTCTGATCTGGATGTTCTCGTTGTCATCCACGAGGGAGATTGGAAAACGAAGAAGTCGGTTGCTGAACCCGGATACACGCTCGCGATTGGCACCGAAGTTGTGCCCTCACTTATCGTACTTACTGCTGAGGAATGGATATACCACCAGGACTATGAAGCCCCCTTCTGGCAAACCGTTACGCGGGATGGAATACCTGTTTTATGA
- a CDS encoding clan AA aspartic protease — MSAVYVDVTIRNPSDRQRSWTDKFQVDTGAFDSLVPRVRLEEIGLEPRGSRDCVLADGNPVAMDITIAEIEFEGEIVGGTIVYGEEGAEPLLGVTALESGGFEVDPRNEKLKRLPAVLLKASQGFVRGD, encoded by the coding sequence ATGTCCGCGGTTTATGTTGACGTAACAATCCGCAATCCCTCAGATCGACAACGTAGCTGGACCGACAAATTCCAGGTCGATACTGGCGCGTTCGACTCGCTCGTGCCGAGGGTGCGCCTTGAAGAGATTGGACTTGAACCGAGGGGTAGTCGCGATTGCGTACTTGCAGACGGAAATCCTGTGGCCATGGATATAACCATCGCCGAGATCGAATTCGAGGGAGAAATCGTCGGTGGGACTATTGTGTACGGAGAAGAAGGAGCGGAACCATTGCTCGGCGTTACCGCTTTAGAATCCGGTGGATTTGAGGTTGACCCTCGGAATGAAAAACTGAAACGGTTACCAGCCGTTCTGCTGAAGGCTTCTCAGGGCTTTGTTCGCGGCGATTGA
- a CDS encoding M48 family metallopeptidase has protein sequence MKKIPLILIIALTMSCAVINRLNLLTPEQEVELGRQASREVERSVRLYRDPLVRAYVDSMGQALVRVSARSQFRYYFKVVDAPEVNAFALPGGFVYVNLGLIKAAETESELAGVIGHEIGHVEMHHGAKKISQQYGVAVFVDIISGDGDPSMRRKIIAQLAGFGGGLGVLSYGREAERESDKFAVHCMVNARVDPEGIARFFETLLKLKKRDPKGVEVLFSTHPPTQSRIDFVRSEIAKLPNTAGLKKTSARFEQIRARIGGGKGR, from the coding sequence ATGAAAAAAATACCCCTGATATTGATCATTGCCTTGACGATGTCATGCGCGGTGATAAATCGACTGAATTTGTTGACGCCCGAGCAAGAGGTGGAGCTTGGCAGGCAAGCCTCCCGAGAGGTGGAGCGGTCCGTGCGATTGTACAGGGATCCGCTGGTGCGCGCTTATGTAGATAGCATGGGTCAGGCTCTGGTGCGGGTGTCGGCACGGTCACAGTTTCGATATTATTTTAAGGTGGTCGATGCACCCGAGGTGAATGCATTTGCTCTGCCAGGGGGATTTGTGTACGTGAATCTCGGGTTGATTAAAGCGGCTGAGACCGAGTCGGAATTGGCTGGCGTGATCGGGCACGAGATTGGGCATGTGGAGATGCATCACGGGGCTAAGAAAATTTCACAGCAGTATGGTGTTGCCGTGTTCGTGGATATTATCTCCGGTGATGGGGATCCATCTATGAGGCGAAAAATCATCGCCCAATTGGCAGGTTTTGGTGGGGGATTGGGCGTGCTGAGCTACGGACGAGAAGCAGAGCGCGAATCCGATAAGTTCGCGGTACATTGCATGGTGAATGCGAGGGTTGATCCCGAGGGCATAGCGCGTTTTTTTGAGACGCTGTTGAAGTTAAAAAAAAGAGATCCAAAGGGTGTGGAAGTGTTGTTTTCGACCCATCCTCCAACGCAGTCGCGCATCGATTTTGTTCGATCTGAAATTGCCAAACTTCCGAATACTGCGGGCCTTAAAAAGACATCCGCGCGGTTCGAGCAAATCCGCGCCCGTATCGGCGGAGGTAAAGGCCGTTAG
- a CDS encoding LD-carboxypeptidase produces MSLPPELQPGDTVGVIAPSGSFERERLAPGLAFLRAKEFDVREGAALYAQERYLAGADRARADDVNAMFADGDVKGIFVARGGYGAARILEFLDWTSIAQNPKVLVGLSDTTALQLAIFARTGLVTFSGFLLCSDATAEGVDQETEQALWEAVCSHRFEGVGLTPLRDGEVNGPFIGGCLSLVVSLVGTQFLPVLDGAVLVLEDVNEPPYRVDRMLNQLAMAGVFDRVAGVVFGEFVDCEPERETEGRVEDVIDDFAARVSCPVFCGLPYGHGKARRVLPIGLGVRIVRDVLEFDL; encoded by the coding sequence ATGAGTTTGCCTCCTGAATTGCAACCGGGCGATACGGTGGGGGTGATTGCGCCGTCCGGGTCTTTTGAGCGCGAGCGGTTGGCCCCCGGGCTGGCGTTTTTGCGTGCGAAAGAGTTTGATGTGCGCGAGGGGGCGGCGCTTTACGCTCAGGAGCGGTATTTGGCGGGGGCGGATCGGGCGCGTGCAGATGATGTGAATGCGATGTTTGCCGATGGGGATGTGAAGGGGATTTTTGTCGCGCGCGGCGGGTATGGGGCAGCCCGCATTTTAGAGTTTTTGGATTGGACGTCTATTGCCCAAAATCCAAAGGTGCTGGTGGGGTTGAGCGATACGACGGCGTTGCAGTTGGCGATTTTTGCGCGAACGGGATTGGTGACGTTTTCCGGGTTTTTGCTCTGTTCGGATGCGACAGCAGAAGGTGTTGACCAGGAGACTGAGCAGGCATTATGGGAAGCGGTGTGTTCGCATCGGTTTGAGGGCGTTGGTTTAACGCCTCTGCGCGATGGCGAGGTGAATGGTCCATTCATTGGGGGGTGTTTATCGCTGGTGGTGTCGCTGGTGGGTACGCAGTTTTTGCCAGTACTGGACGGTGCTGTGCTGGTGCTGGAGGATGTGAATGAGCCGCCGTATCGCGTGGATCGGATGCTGAATCAGTTGGCGATGGCCGGGGTGTTTGATCGCGTCGCAGGTGTGGTGTTTGGCGAGTTTGTGGATTGCGAACCCGAGCGCGAGACAGAGGGCCGTGTCGAGGATGTGATTGATGATTTTGCCGCACGGGTGTCCTGTCCGGTTTTTTGTGGCTTGCCTTATGGACACGGCAAGGCGCGGCGGGTGCTGCCGATTGGTCTGGGCGTCAGAATTGTACGGGATGTATTGGAATTTGATCTATGA